One Brassica napus cultivar Da-Ae chromosome C4, Da-Ae, whole genome shotgun sequence genomic region harbors:
- the LOC111212753 gene encoding IQ domain-containing protein IQM6-like — MFESQEMKTILRSVSFNNDNESDSTITEPPETRKTLYNRSLSMKGTERPSLSSEDVENNLSLKPLTFMKEDDKYKIRQWKPLSVNDHVNEFLALISDSRYQAALKLQKVYRSFRTRRRLADCAVVVEQRWWKVLDFAELKRSSISFFEIEKQETAVSRWSRARTRAAKVGKGLSKDEKARKLALQHWLEAIDPRHRYGHNLQFYYHAWLHCDSYQPFFYWLDIGEGKELNHERCPRTKLYQQSIKYLGPTEREEYEVVIEDSKLIYKQSGIVLDTKEGPPDTKWIFVLSVSKIMYVGMKKKGNFQHSSFLAGGATLSAGRIVVDDGVLKAVWPHSGHYLPTEENFLAFMSFLRENNVDLTDVKKSPDEDDGEHHFKVKRMPSKIKEVEEEPCDFVDAETGLSPNAKPKNHPELHTLTRFHPKDKDMAEDDDEEEPETPSEEGYETAEETFIAEEEFAYPKSHLFDEDIEEYEKPVPKEKIMKRIDSHKGLKSYQLAERLHSRWSTGAGPRISCMRDYPSELQFRVLEQAQLSPRASSSSNPSPFAPVRSRGTSLGRSPFSQELERL, encoded by the exons ATGTTTGAATCGCAAG AAATGAAGACAATTCTTCGATCAGTCAGCTTTAATAATGACAATGAATCGGATTCAACCATCACCGAACCACCAGAAACTAGAAAGACGCTCTACAATAGATCTCTCAGCATGAAAGGGACAGAAAGACCTAGCCTTTCTTCGGAAGACGTGGAGAACAATCTTTCTTTAAAGCCTCTAACTTTTatgaaagaagatgacaaataTAAGATACGGCAATGGAAACCTTTATCCGTAAACGATCACGTAAACGAGTTTCTAGCGTTAATAAGTGACAGTAGATACCAAGCTGCGTTAAAGCTGCAGAAGGTTTATAGAAGCTTTCGAACCAGGAGGAGGCTAGCTGATTGTGCTGTGGTGGTTGAGCAAAGATG GTGGAAGGTACTTGATTTTGCTGAGCTTAAAAGAAGTTCTATATCGTTTTTCGAAATTGAGAAGCAAGAGACTGCAGTTTCACGCTGGTCTAGAGCAAGAACAAGAGCTGCTAAG GTGGGTAAAGGCTTGTCAAAAGATGAGAAAGCTAGGAAGTTGGCTTTGCAGCACTGGCTTGAGGCA ATCGATCCTCGACATCGCTATGGCCACAATCTGCAATTCTATTACCATGCTTGGCTCCATTGTGACAGTTACCAACCCTTTTTCTATTG GCTTGACATAGGAGAAGGAAAAGAGTTGAACCATGAAAGATGTCCAAGAACAAAACTATACCAACAAAGCATCAAGTATCTTGGTCCG ACTGAAAGAGAAGAGTATGAAGTGGTGATTGAGGATAGTAAACTAATCTATAAACAAAGTGGGATAGTTCTGGACACAAAAGAAGGTCCTCCAGATACAAAGTGGATCTTTGTCCTAAGCGTGTCTAAGATCATGTATGTTGGAATGAAGAAAAAGGGCAACTTTCAACATTCTAGTTTTCTTGCTGGAGGGGCTACCTTATCTGCTGGTAGGATTGTGGTTGATGATGGTGTTCTtaag GCAGTTTGGCCTCACAGTGGACATTATCTACCAACAGAAGAGAATTTCTTGGCCTTCATGTCTTTTCTTAGGGAGAACAATGTTGACCTCACTGATGTAAAG AAGAGTCCAGATGAAGATGATGGAGAACATCATTTCAAGGTCAAGAGAATGCCTTCAAAAATCAAAGAGGTTGAAGAAGAACCGTGTGACTTTGTGGACGCTGAGACTGGTTTAAGTCCAAACGCTAAACCTAAAAACCATCCAGAGCTACATACATTAACAAGGTTCCATCCAAAAGACAAGGACATGgctgaggatgatgatgaagaagagccTGAAACGCCTTcagaagaaggatatgagacagCAGAGGAGACATTCATTGCTGAGGAAGAGTTTGCATATCCAAAATCTCATCTCTTCGATGAAGACATTGAAGAATATGAGAAGCCTGTACCTAAGGAGAAGATAATGAAGAGGATAGATTCACACAAAGGACTCAAATCTTATCAGTTAGCTGAGAGGCTGCACTCGAGGTGGAGTACTGGTGCAGGTCCTAGGATCAGTTGTATGAGAGATTACCCTTCAGAGCTTCAGTTTAGGGTTCTTGAACAAGCTCAGCTATCTCCAAGAGCTTCAAGCTCTTCAAACCCATCTCCTTTTGCTCCGGTTAGATCAAGGGGGACAAGTCTTGGGAGAAGTCCTTTCTCTCAAGAACTTGAGAGGCTTTAG
- the LOC111212752 gene encoding MATH domain and coiled-coil domain-containing protein At3g58410-like, with translation MTAISDYEILKKRRSIDANVGWCHVSTTKRYSDASEKIEKESTNFSGFQVLPSKVESVRLIFKRHPDIAVEFRAKNQHLRKACMDFLLSLIETMCQSLEELSNEDLVEADVALTYLRDAGFKVDWLEKKLDHVKVKKEKEQFCVARLQEMEDSLLELWKKCSDLDALVEKEEEELSDTRTPLSLDDVV, from the exons ATGACGGCTATCTCTGATTATGAGATTCTCAAGAAACGTCGATCTATCGATGCTAATGT TGGTTGGTGTCATGTTTCCACCACCAAAAGATACTCAGATGCATCGGAAAAAATTGAAAAGGAAAGCACGAATTTCAGTGGCTTTCAAGTTCTGCCTTCAAAG GTAGAATCTGTGAGACTTATCTTTAAAAGACATCCAGACATTGCAGTTGAGTTCCGTGCAAAGAACCAACATCTGAGGAAAGCATGTATGGATTTCCTGCTCAGCTTAATCGAGACGATGTGCCAATCACTCGAGGAGCTATCCAATGAAGATCTTGTGGAAGCAGACGTTGCACTGACGTACTTGAGAGACGCTGGTTTTAAGGTGGATTGGTTGGAGAAGAAGTTGGACCATGTGAAAGTAAAGAAGGAGAAAGAACAATTTTGTGTGGCTCGGCTACAAGAGATGGAGGATAGTTTACTGGAGTTATGGAAAAAGTGTTCAGACCTGGATGCCTTAGTggagaaagaagaggaagagttgTCGGACACAAGAACTCCTCTGTCATTAGATGATGTTGTTTGA